One Panicum virgatum strain AP13 chromosome 9K, P.virgatum_v5, whole genome shotgun sequence genomic region harbors:
- the LOC120647915 gene encoding uncharacterized protein LOC120647915, translating to MGAYGDFVNLKDLPAQSSKMLISVGFAGLCHHARALDKAAAVDAGGAHPLEEIAMSAGHLLLLKLWQREEDRLGRRACVLEVRMDVACRDTFYLCAAFLALHSLALAVLFASSVGSAGSSIAAAAAGGGPESAACRRWWAPSSLSLAASLTLAAAVRNKVGFAFWAGLSHVGPSSRAGSRA from the exons ATGGGGGCCTacggtgacttcgtcaatctcaagGATTTGCCAGCTCAATcctcgaagatgctcataagtGTAGGATTTGC GGGCCTCTGCCACCACGCCCGGGCCCTcgacaaggcggcggcggtggatgcGGGCGGGGCCCACCCGCTCGAGGAGATCGCGATGAGCGCAGGCCACCTGCTCCTGCTCAAGCTGTGGCAGCGGGAGGAGGACCGCCTGGGCCGCCGCGCGTGCGTGCTGGAGGTGCGCATGGACGTGGCGTGCCGGGACACCTTCTACCTCTGCGCGGCGTTCCTCGCCCTCCACAGCCTCGCCCTCGCGGTCCTCTTCGCCTCGTCCGTGGGCAGCGCCGGCTCctcgatcgccgccgccgccgccggcggaggcccGGAGAGCGCCGCGTGCAGGAGGTGGTGGGCGCCGTCGTCGCTATCCCTGGCGGCCTCCCTCacgctcgccgcggcc GTAAGGAATAAGGTAGGATTTGCCTTCTGGGCCGGCTTGAGCCATGTTGGGCcgagctcgcgagccggctcgcgagcctga